A genomic segment from Lignipirellula cremea encodes:
- a CDS encoding serine/threonine-protein kinase: protein MPIERLGPYLIQETLGHGGMGSVFAATNEITGDRVAVKMLSAAFCDQAHFRERFEAEIETLKRLTHPHIVQLYAYGVENSQPYFAMELVEGKSLFEHLRAGRKFHCEEVAQIGVEICAALRHAHDRGIIHRDLKPANLLLDPEERVKLTDFGIAKLFDGAQLTVAGGVIGTADYMAPEQAQGAAVSTRSDLYSLGSVLYSLVAGRPPFYAKTLAKVLHSLQTDAPQPIQELAPQTPDSLARIIHRLLEKDPEERIGTAQAVSNRLQEVLDEIRARREAPSLANDPRPTEVDDDFELSEDGDAEGGDITRIPHSAFSRPTAPLAPPGESRKGEPPLKDAPTRRPPTDLQTGLRAGGKPNDETPTHVVPPGVNRTTRTGVPPRDNTPTEPPTGAPSTLPPTESPSGNRFITVEEARRRSQGEPEPAVTPWGTVASVAGLGLALLAILGIGFYVMLPPSADQLFQQISTAATADDAAALTGVRSQINDFLNRFPDDPRHGEVSAYNEELEVRTLQRRQALRNRFGRQDPATPAERIYLQAVDQAAVDPSAAVAQLQALVDVFADDAQASTTTALTVELARSQIEQLAPSVAEQQAQTLRLLADRLAEAEKIQPAEPERAKRIWQGVIRLYSDTEWARPLVEQAEKRLTAAQTASEAGA from the coding sequence ATGCCCATTGAACGTCTGGGACCGTACCTGATTCAGGAGACCCTCGGGCACGGCGGGATGGGTTCGGTTTTCGCAGCGACCAATGAAATCACCGGCGATCGCGTCGCGGTGAAAATGCTGTCGGCCGCTTTCTGCGACCAGGCGCACTTCCGCGAACGGTTTGAAGCGGAAATCGAAACGCTGAAACGCCTCACCCATCCGCATATTGTGCAGCTGTACGCCTATGGCGTGGAGAACAGCCAACCGTATTTTGCGATGGAGCTGGTCGAAGGAAAATCGCTGTTTGAGCACCTGCGGGCGGGACGGAAGTTTCATTGCGAAGAAGTCGCCCAGATTGGCGTCGAGATTTGCGCCGCCCTGCGGCACGCCCATGACCGGGGCATTATTCACCGCGATCTGAAACCGGCGAACCTGCTGCTGGATCCGGAAGAACGGGTCAAGCTGACCGACTTTGGCATCGCCAAGCTGTTCGACGGCGCCCAGCTGACCGTCGCCGGCGGCGTGATCGGAACGGCCGACTACATGGCCCCGGAACAAGCCCAGGGCGCGGCCGTTTCCACCCGCAGCGATCTGTACAGTCTGGGCAGCGTGCTCTATTCCCTGGTGGCGGGTCGCCCGCCGTTTTACGCCAAAACACTGGCCAAAGTACTGCACAGCCTGCAGACGGATGCTCCGCAGCCGATCCAGGAACTGGCCCCGCAAACACCGGACTCGCTGGCGCGCATCATCCATCGACTGCTGGAGAAAGATCCCGAAGAGCGGATCGGCACGGCCCAGGCCGTTTCCAATCGCCTGCAGGAAGTCCTGGACGAAATCCGAGCCCGGCGGGAAGCGCCCTCGCTGGCGAACGATCCGCGTCCCACCGAAGTCGACGACGATTTTGAGCTGAGCGAGGACGGCGACGCAGAAGGCGGCGACATCACGCGGATTCCCCATTCGGCCTTTTCCCGCCCCACGGCCCCGCTGGCTCCGCCCGGCGAAAGCAGAAAAGGGGAACCGCCGCTGAAAGACGCTCCCACCCGGCGACCGCCGACCGATCTGCAGACGGGCCTGCGTGCCGGGGGCAAACCCAACGACGAAACGCCCACGCATGTCGTTCCGCCTGGCGTCAATCGCACCACCCGCACGGGCGTTCCGCCGCGGGACAACACGCCGACAGAACCACCGACCGGAGCGCCCTCGACCCTGCCGCCCACCGAGAGTCCGTCAGGGAATCGCTTCATTACGGTCGAAGAAGCTCGGCGTCGCAGCCAGGGAGAACCGGAACCGGCAGTCACTCCCTGGGGAACGGTCGCTTCGGTCGCCGGCCTGGGCCTGGCGCTATTGGCGATCCTGGGCATTGGCTTCTACGTCATGCTGCCGCCTTCGGCCGATCAGCTGTTCCAGCAGATTTCCACCGCCGCGACAGCCGACGATGCAGCGGCCCTGACGGGAGTGCGCAGCCAGATTAACGACTTCCTGAACCGCTTCCCCGATGATCCCCGTCATGGTGAAGTATCGGCCTACAACGAGGAGCTCGAAGTGCGCACGCTGCAGCGCCGACAGGCGCTCCGCAACCGGTTCGGCCGCCAGGATCCGGCCACGCCGGCCGAACGCATCTACCTGCAGGCCGTGGACCAGGCCGCGGTCGATCCTTCCGCCGCCGTCGCCCAGCTCCAGGCGCTGGTGGATGTTTTTGCCGACGATGCGCAAGCCTCGACCACAACCGCCTTGACCGTCGAACTAGCCCGCAGCCAGATCGAACAGCTGGCTCCCAGCGTGGCCGAGCAGCAAGCGCAAACGCTGCGACTGCTGGCGGACCGCCTGGCCGAGGCAGAAAAGATCCAGCCCGCTGAACCCGAACGGGCCAAAAGAATCTGGCAAGGCGTCATCCGGCTCTACAGCGACACCGAATGGGCCCGCCCGCTGGTCGAACAAGCCGAGAAACGTCTCACCGCCGCCCAGACCGCCAGCGAAGCAGGCGCGTAA
- a CDS encoding PQQ-dependent sugar dehydrogenase, producing MNRSCLLLLGSVFAGLLSPAFAQELQPVDTSRLIGSPDPLPLETRPAFPPLKFERPIELTFAPPGDERLFVVEQGGVVRTFLNQSDAPQSKIFLDLREKVSREGNEEGLLGFALHPQFQENGRVFVYYSTAKPQRMSIVARLETTPDRQQVDPQTETVLLKIPQPFSNHNGGSIRFGPDGYLYIGLGDGGLGNDPYGNGQDLSTLLGSILRIDVDAADKPLPYGIPADNPFVDHPQARAEIYAYGFRNVWRLSFDRETGQLWCGDVGQERYEEVNRVVRGGNHGWNLREGRHPFAAHAKTAAPLVEPVAEYFHGEGQSITGGLVYRGKKLPDFRGAYFFADYVSGFVWTVRREGDEWKMKKVADTGLAIAAFGEDRDGEMYLCAFDGAIYHLQPRKEDIEQEAAAFPQTLADTGLFASVADHQLVKGIIPYDVNVPFWSDNARKERFIALPSKASVQFSREGEWEFPVGTVLIKTFLLPIDQSAPGKPKDFRRLETRLFVHGRAGWAGYTYIWNKAQDSARLLEGRATQEFTIKTPQGEKQQTWPYPSRADCMACHSKAEKFVLGWNTLQLNRPVAEALGAKQNQIAFFAEQGFFSQDTAPSETALSESELPAYPALRTAEEEAAAAMDAMHVDRYARAWLEVNCAMCHQPDGIAGKVGSETVDLRYATPLQEMGIFRRPPGQGQLSPQGSAVLAPGDPAHSELLHRLGSRGPRQMPPLATNLPDDTATRILEQWIRSQKAPGQENSGER from the coding sequence ATGAATCGATCCTGTCTGCTCCTGCTTGGGAGTGTTTTTGCTGGCCTGTTGAGTCCGGCGTTTGCGCAAGAGTTACAGCCCGTTGACACCTCCCGGTTAATCGGGTCGCCCGATCCCCTGCCGCTGGAGACCAGGCCGGCCTTCCCGCCGTTAAAGTTCGAACGGCCGATCGAGTTGACGTTTGCTCCCCCGGGAGACGAACGCCTGTTTGTCGTCGAACAGGGCGGAGTCGTTCGCACCTTTCTCAATCAGAGCGACGCCCCGCAATCGAAAATCTTCCTGGACCTGCGCGAAAAAGTGTCTCGCGAAGGAAACGAAGAGGGCTTGCTCGGTTTTGCCCTGCATCCCCAGTTCCAGGAAAACGGCCGCGTGTTTGTGTACTACTCCACCGCAAAGCCGCAGCGGATGTCGATTGTGGCCCGCCTGGAAACCACGCCGGATCGCCAGCAAGTTGACCCGCAAACCGAAACCGTGCTGCTCAAGATTCCCCAGCCGTTCTCCAACCATAACGGTGGAAGTATCAGGTTCGGGCCCGATGGCTACCTGTATATCGGCCTGGGCGACGGCGGCCTGGGAAACGATCCTTACGGCAACGGGCAGGACCTCTCCACGCTGCTCGGTTCGATCCTGCGGATCGATGTGGATGCGGCCGATAAACCCCTGCCGTACGGCATCCCGGCGGACAATCCTTTCGTCGATCACCCCCAGGCCCGAGCGGAGATTTACGCCTATGGCTTTCGTAATGTCTGGCGCCTGAGCTTTGACCGTGAGACGGGACAATTATGGTGCGGCGATGTCGGACAGGAACGTTACGAAGAGGTGAACCGCGTCGTTCGCGGCGGCAATCATGGGTGGAACCTGCGCGAGGGCCGGCATCCGTTTGCCGCCCACGCCAAGACCGCCGCCCCCCTGGTCGAGCCCGTCGCGGAGTACTTTCATGGCGAAGGGCAATCAATCACCGGCGGCCTCGTTTACCGGGGGAAGAAGCTGCCGGATTTTCGCGGGGCCTACTTCTTCGCAGATTATGTCAGCGGCTTTGTCTGGACGGTTCGCCGTGAGGGAGATGAATGGAAAATGAAAAAAGTCGCCGACACCGGACTGGCCATCGCGGCCTTCGGTGAAGATCGCGACGGGGAGATGTATCTGTGCGCGTTCGATGGCGCGATCTATCACCTGCAGCCTCGCAAGGAGGACATCGAGCAGGAAGCGGCCGCGTTCCCGCAGACACTGGCCGACACCGGACTGTTCGCCTCGGTCGCCGATCACCAGCTCGTCAAAGGCATCATCCCCTACGACGTGAACGTGCCGTTCTGGTCCGATAACGCGCGGAAGGAGCGATTCATCGCCTTGCCCAGCAAAGCCAGCGTGCAGTTCAGCCGCGAGGGCGAATGGGAGTTCCCCGTGGGGACGGTGTTGATCAAAACCTTTCTCCTGCCCATCGATCAGTCCGCACCGGGCAAGCCGAAAGACTTCCGGCGGCTGGAAACGCGGCTGTTCGTGCATGGTCGCGCAGGCTGGGCCGGCTACACCTATATCTGGAACAAGGCGCAAGATTCCGCCCGACTGCTGGAGGGAAGAGCCACGCAGGAGTTCACGATCAAAACCCCGCAAGGCGAAAAACAGCAGACCTGGCCCTATCCCAGTCGGGCCGATTGCATGGCCTGCCATTCCAAAGCCGAAAAGTTCGTGCTGGGATGGAACACGCTGCAGCTGAATCGGCCCGTAGCAGAAGCCCTTGGCGCAAAGCAGAATCAAATCGCATTCTTCGCGGAGCAAGGGTTCTTCTCCCAGGACACCGCCCCTTCGGAAACAGCCCTTTCGGAATCGGAGTTGCCCGCCTATCCGGCCCTTCGCACGGCCGAGGAGGAAGCGGCGGCAGCGATGGACGCCATGCACGTCGACCGCTACGCCCGCGCCTGGCTGGAAGTGAACTGCGCCATGTGCCATCAACCCGACGGCATCGCCGGGAAGGTGGGGAGCGAAACGGTCGATCTCCGCTACGCCACGCCCTTGCAAGAGATGGGAATTTTCCGACGCCCGCCCGGCCAGGGCCAGCTTTCTCCCCAGGGAAGCGCCGTCCTCGCCCCCGGCGATCCCGCGCACAGCGAACTCCTGCATCGCCTGGGCAGTCGCGGTCCGCGACAAATGCCGCCGCTCGCAACCAACCTGCCCGACGACACGGCGACCCGGATCCTCGAACAATGGATCCGTTCCCAGAAGGCCCCCGGGCAGGAAAACTCTGGGGAACGGTAA